A region from the Canis lupus dingo isolate Sandy chromosome X, ASM325472v2, whole genome shotgun sequence genome encodes:
- the ARSF gene encoding arylsulfatase F: MKLRSLFVALSWMCVLLNPCQSQEVHDDKPNIVLMMVDDLGIGDLGCFGNDTIRTPNIDRLAREGVQLNHHIAAASMCTPSRAAFLTGRYPIRSGMVSNAVDRVIITLGAPAGLPHNETTFAALLKKQGYSTALIGKWHQGLNCQSRYDQCHHPYHYGFDYYYGMPFTLIDPCWPDPSRDTELAIRSKIWLCVQLVAVAALTFALGKLSRLVSLPWSLIFCMILFIFLLGYFWFSSYKSPLYWDCLLMREHDITEQPMKAERAGSIMVKEAISFMERNREGPFLLVFTFLHVHVPLPTTTEFIGTSKHGLYGDNVQEMDSMVGKILDAIDNFHLKNRTLVYFTSDHGGHLESRVGHSQRGGWNGIYRGGKGMAGWEGGIRVPGLIRWSGRLPAGKVIEEPTSLMDIFPTLAAVSGSSVPQDRVIDGRNLMPLLQGEVQRSEHEFLYHYCGAFLHAVRWHPKDSDAVWKVHYVTPVFQPPGAQACFETLFCRCSGKLVTYHDPPLLFDLTRDPSESTPLTQDTEPLYDVVIQTVANAVKEHRKSILPVQQQLSELNYDSPWLKPCCGVFPFCLCDTEGGTSTVRA; the protein is encoded by the exons ATGAAGCTCAG GAGCCTCTTCGTTGCTCTGTCTTGGATGTGTGTACTCTTAAACCCATGCCAGTCCCAAGAGGTACATGATGATAAGCCTAATATAGTCCTGATGATGGTGGATGACCTTGGGATCGGTGACTTGGGCTGCTTCGGCAATGACACAATCAG GACGCCTAACATCGACCGCCTAGCCAGGGAAGGGGTGCAGCTAAACCATCACATCGCCGCAGCCTCCATGTGCACCCCAAGCCGGGCTGCCTTCCTCACGGGGAGATACCCCATCCGATCAG GAATGGTTTCTAACGCAGTGGATCGTGTCATCATCACACTTGGAGCCCCCGCGGGACTCCCTCATAATGAGACGACGTTTGCAGCCTTACTGAAGAAGCAAGGGTATAGCACGGCACTGATAG GCAAATGGCATCAAGGCTTAAACTGCCAGTCCCGATATGACCAGTGCCATCATCCGTATCATTATGGGTTTGATTACTACTATGGCATGCCATTCACTCTGATTGACCCCTGCTGGCCAGACCCCTCTCGTGACACAGAATTAGCCATCAGGAGCAAAATATGGCTTTGTGTGCAGCTGGTCGCTGTTGCTGCACTCACTTTCGCCCTGGGGAAACTGAGTCGCTTGGTCTCTCTTCCCTGGTCCCTCATCTTctgtatgattctttttatttttctgctgggCTACTTTTGGTTCTCCAGTTACAAATCTCCTCTGTACTGGGATTGCCTCCTCATGCGGGAGCACGATATCACCGAACAGCCCATGAAGGCAGAGCGAGCTGGCTCCATCATGGTGAAGGAGGCAATTTCATTTATGGAAAg GAACCGTGAAGGACCTTTCCTCCTTGTTTTTACCTTTCTGCATGTACATGTGCCTCTCCCCACGACAACCGAGTTCATTGGCACCAGCAAGCATGGCTTATACGGGGACAACGTGCAGGAGATGGACTCCATGGTGG gCAAAATTCTTGATGCTATCGACAATTTTCATCTGAAGAACCGCACGCTTGTCTACTTTACATCAGACCACGGAGGGCATTTGGAGTCACGGGTGGGCCACTCCCAGCGTGGCGGGTGGAACGGAATATACAGAG GTGGGAAAGGCATGGCCGGCTGGGAAGGTGGAATCCGTGTTCCGGGACTCATCCGCTGGTCGGGAAGATTGCCAGCTGGGAAAGTGATTGAGGAACCTACCAGTTTAATGGATATTTTCCCCACGCTAGCAGCTGTATCAGGAAGCTCGGTCCCTCAGGACAG GGTGATTGACGGCCGGAACCTCATGCCCCTACTTCAGGGTGAAGTCCAGCGGTCAGAGCATGAGTTCCTTTACCACTACTGTGGCGCGTTCCTTCACGCCGTGCGCTGGCACCCCAAGGACA GTGATGCAGTGTGGAAGGTTCACTACGTGACACCCGTGTTCCAGCCGCCAGGAGCTCAGGCCTGCTTTGAGACCCTCTTTTGCCGATGTTCCGGCAAACTGGTCACCTACCACGACCCTCCTCTGCTCTTTGACCtcaccagggatccctctgagTCCACACCTCTGACACAGGACACAGAGCCCTTGTACGATGTCGTGATCCAGACAGTGGCCAACGCCGTGAAGGAACACAGGAAAAGCATCCTTCCCGTCCAGCAGCAGTTGTCCGAATTGAATTATGACAGCCCGTGGCTGAAGCCCTGCTGTGGAGTGTTCCCATTTTGCCTGTGTGACACGGAGGGAGGCACCTCCACTGTGCGGGCATAA